The Medicago truncatula cultivar Jemalong A17 chromosome 4, MtrunA17r5.0-ANR, whole genome shotgun sequence genome includes a region encoding these proteins:
- the LOC120580158 gene encoding uncharacterized protein, with translation MALSREEYDRVQECKNAKEIWDTLKVHHEGTSHVKETRIDIGVRKFELFEMKETETIDEMYGRFTIIMNELRSLEKDFTIHERVRKILRCLPRSWRHIVTAITEAKDLKKLRLEDLIGSLKAHEVLLQEDKSSNKSKMIALKTNQESLNQELEMNFDNQQQELDEEDHQDQIILLTRKLQRMIQRRDQNKRNFPARKENAKTELDKSQECLITVKKKPWYLDSGCSRHMTGDKQSFLSFTKKEGGLVTFGNNEKSRIKGIGVIDNLGKFDSKSDKAIFLGYSATSKAYRVYNLRTKVLEESMHIKFDEFEELEAQERIFEEDEEASQINPDIEKIQQQSLNEEVSLSPPKSWRIVDHHPQEQIIGETTDGVRTRRSFQTNDFAMISQIEPKSIKEAIIDESWVEAMKEELYQFEKKSSLDSCT, from the exons ATGGCGTTGAGCAGGGAAGAATATGATAGAGTACAAGAATGCAAAAACGCCAAAGAAATTTGGGATACATTAAAGGTACATCATGAAGGCACCAGTCACGTAAAGGAAACAAGAATTGACATTGGTGTTCGAAAGTTTGAACTATTCGAAATGAAAGAAACCGAAACCATAGATGAAATGTATGGAAGGTTTACTATCATTATGAATGAGTTACGCTCTCTTGAAAAGGATTTTACAATCCATGAAAGAGTAAGAAAAATTTTGAGATGTCTCCCAAGATCTTGGAGACACATTGTAACAGCCATAACAGAAGCAAAAGATCTGAAAAAACTCAGATTAGAAGATCTTATTGGATCTCTAAAAGCTCATGAAGTCCTTTTGCAAGAGGATAAAtcctcaaacaaaagcaaaatgatTGCACTCAAAACAAATCAAGAATCACTAAATCAAGAACTTGAAATGAACTTCGACAATCAACAACAAGAACTTGATGAAGAAGATCATCAAGATCAAATCATTCTTCTCACCAGAAAACTTCAGAGAATGATTCAAAGAAGagatcaaaacaaaagaaatttcCCAGCCAGAAAAGAAAACGCAAAGACTGAGCTTGACAAAAGTCAA GAATGTCTCATAACAGTCAAGAAAAAGCCCTGGTACTTGGACAGTGGATGCTCAAGACATATGACTGGAGAtaaacaaagctttctctccttcACCAAAAAGGAAGGAGGATTGGTAACCTTCGGTAATAATGAAAAATCTCGGATTAAAGGTATAGGTGTTATTG ATAACCtaggaaaatttgattcaaaatcagACAAAGCTATATTTCTTGGTTACTCTGCTACTTCAAAAGCTTATAGGGTGTATAACTTGAGAACAAAAGTTCTAGAAGAAAGTATGCAcataaaatttgatgaatttgaggAACTTGAGGCTCAAGAAagaatttttgaagaagatgaggaagCAAGTCAGATCAACCCCGACAtcgaaaaaattcaacaacaatcattaAATGAAGAAGTTTCTCTAAGTCCTCCAAAATCATGGAGAATCGTAGATCATCACCCTCAAGAACAAATTATTGGTGAAACCACAGATGGAGTAAGAACAAGAAGATCCTTTCAAACAAATGACTTCGCAATGATCTCACAAATTgaaccaaaatcaataaagGAAGCAATTATTGATGAATCATGGGTCGAAGCAATGAAAGAAGAACTAtatcaatttgaaaaaaaatcaagtttggacTCTTGTACCTAA
- the LOC120575790 gene encoding beta-amyrin 11-oxidase produces MELQWFWMFAATLLACYIFVSKVMRNLNGWYYDLIFKNKQYPLPPGDMGWPLIGNLWSFFKYFYSGRGEMFINNIIFKFGRTGIYKTHLYGSPSIIVIAPAICKKVLIDEVTFKIGYPKSALELGDSKILHKERGRFKQLVSSPINGHNVLEMYLERIEDIVINKLEELSSMKHPVEFLTEMKKASFEFVIHIFFDSCDQDTVNKIGDLFNVMSIALLSFMPINVPGFAYNKALKARMEFVKIIENIICGRRMAIKNGQIGENNNLLDIILETKDERGEKLEDKDIIDLLIAFLFGAHDSIATASMWSVMYLAQNPLCLKKAKEEQEGILKARSTSQKRLSIEEIKKMIYLSQVVDETIRHITIFSAFREAAIDVNINGYFIPKGWKVLVWLSALHMDPEYYSNPKEFNPTRWDDYNPGSGTFIPFGVGRRLCPGRDLAKYEISIFLHYFVLNYKLERINPECPITSFPYSKPIDNCLAKVIKISDS; encoded by the exons ATGGAACTTCAATGGTTTTGGATGTTTGCTGCCACTTTGTTGGCATGTTACATTTTTGTTAGCAAAGTTATGAGGAATTTGAATGGATGGTATTATgatcttatatttaaaaacaaacaatatccaCTACCTCCTGGTGACATGGGATGGCCTTTAATTGGAAATCTTTGGTCCTTCTTCAAATATTTCTATTCTGGTCGCGGTGAAATgttcatcaacaacattattttcaa ATTTGGACGAACTGGTATTTACAAGACTCATTTGTATGGAAGTCCAAGCATCATTGTCATTGCACCTGCTATATGCAAGAAAGTCCTAATAGATGAAGTGACTTTTAAGATTGGTTATCCAAAATCCGCCCTTGAATTAGGCGATAGTAAGATTCTACATAAAGAACGCGGACGTTTTAAACAACTAGTATCATCTCCTATCAATGGTCACAATGTATTAGAAATGTACTTAGAGCGTATTGAGGATATTGTGATCAACAAGCTAGAAGAATTGTCTAGCATGAAACACCCTGTTGAGTTCCTTACGGAGATGAAGAAAGCTTCTTTTGAATTCGTCATTCACATTTTCTTTGACTCTTGCGATCAAGATACCGTGAACAAAATTGGAGATTTATTTAATGTTATGAGTATTGCCTTGTTATCTTTCATGCCCATAAATGTACCTGGTTTTGCATACAACAAAGCATTAAAG GCACGTATGGAGTTTgtcaaaataattgaaaatattatttgtgGAAGGAGAATGGCGATAAAAAATGGACAAATtggagaaaataataatttgttagaCATTATTTTGGAAACCAAAGACGAAAGGGGTGAAAAATTGGAGGATAAGGACATTATTGACTTACTGATAGCCTTTCTATTTGGTGCTCATGATTCAATTGCAACTGCTTCTATGTGGTCAGTTATGTATCTTGCACAAAATCCACTTTGTTTGAAGAAAGCCAAG GAAGAGCAAGAAGGAATTTTGAAAGCAAGATCAACCTCCCAAAAACGATTAAGTATTGAggaaattaagaaaatgatttatcTTTCTCAG GTTGTTGATGAAACAATACGCCATATCACTATCTTTTCAGCTTTTCGAGAGGCAGCAATTGATGTAAACATCAATG GTTATTTCATACCAAAGGGATGGAAAGTACTAGTTTGGCTAAGCGCTCTTCATATGGATCCCGAGTATTACTCAAATCCAAAAGAATTTAATCCAACGAGATGGGAT GATTATAACCCAGGATCAGGAACCTTTATTCCTTTTGGAGTAGGTCGAAGGCTTTGTCCTGGAAGAGACCTGGCCAAATATGAAATATCTATATTTCTACACTATTTTGTCCTTAATTACAA GTTGGAGCGAATAAATCCTGAATGTCCAATTACTAGTTTCCCATATTCTAAGCCAATAGACAATTGTCTTGCTAAGGTCATAAAGATCTCTGATTCTTAA